A region of Planktomarina temperata RCA23 DNA encodes the following proteins:
- a CDS encoding M16 family metallopeptidase, with amino-acid sequence MMRILALGALLWAGAVQADSPVKTVTSPGGLSAWVLEEPAIPFTALNIMFSGGAALDPPDKRGAAFMMTGLLEEGAGDLDSQAFAAAKEALSASFSFDVTDDTLSISVRVLTENRAEALALLKTALMQPRFDPDAVERVRQQVLSILASNAQDPTDTAQRVWSEQAFGDHAYGTSYQGTESSVAALTRTDLLAAHQNLLVRDAISISAVGDITAEELGPILDDLLGDLPAGSTLETAPLELDIPAGLTVVDIPTPQSVAIFGHSGIDRAHPDFFAAFILNTILGGHGIESRLTAEVREKRGLTYGISTILISKDQADVMLGQVASANDRIGAAIEVIRDEWSKLARDGVTAEELHAAQTYLTGAYPLRFDGNSQIARILVGMQRQGLGLDYINTRNARINAVTLPEINRVAAQLLKPEALNFVVVGQPTGLTEE; translated from the coding sequence ATGATGCGTATTCTAGCCCTAGGAGCCCTGCTGTGGGCTGGCGCGGTTCAGGCCGATAGCCCTGTCAAAACCGTCACCAGCCCGGGCGGTCTCTCTGCCTGGGTTTTGGAAGAACCCGCAATCCCTTTCACCGCTTTGAACATTATGTTTTCCGGCGGCGCAGCGCTTGATCCCCCAGACAAGCGCGGTGCGGCTTTTATGATGACCGGACTGTTAGAAGAGGGCGCCGGAGATTTGGATTCGCAGGCCTTCGCAGCCGCGAAAGAAGCGTTATCTGCCTCTTTTAGCTTTGACGTAACCGACGACACTCTGTCTATTTCCGTGCGGGTTTTAACTGAAAACCGGGCCGAGGCTTTGGCCCTTTTGAAAACCGCATTAATGCAGCCCCGTTTTGACCCAGACGCCGTTGAAAGGGTGCGCCAACAGGTTCTCTCAATTCTGGCCTCAAATGCGCAAGATCCGACAGACACAGCGCAGCGCGTTTGGTCAGAGCAAGCCTTTGGAGATCACGCCTATGGAACCTCTTACCAAGGCACAGAAAGCTCCGTCGCGGCACTGACCCGCACCGATTTGCTGGCCGCGCATCAAAACCTTCTGGTGCGGGATGCAATATCAATCTCGGCTGTTGGGGATATTACGGCCGAAGAGCTCGGGCCCATTCTGGACGATTTGCTTGGCGATTTGCCGGCAGGGTCCACCCTCGAAACGGCGCCCTTGGAGCTGGACATCCCCGCCGGTCTGACCGTGGTGGATATACCCACACCGCAATCCGTCGCCATTTTTGGCCACAGCGGCATTGATCGCGCGCATCCTGATTTTTTTGCGGCCTTTATTCTAAACACCATTCTTGGCGGACATGGCATTGAAAGCCGGCTAACCGCAGAAGTCCGCGAGAAGCGTGGGCTCACCTATGGCATCTCGACAATTCTGATCAGCAAGGATCAGGCCGATGTGATGTTGGGACAGGTGGCCAGTGCCAATGACCGAATTGGCGCCGCTATTGAGGTCATTCGTGACGAATGGAGCAAGCTGGCCCGTGACGGTGTCACCGCCGAAGAATTGCACGCGGCTCAAACCTATCTGACCGGCGCCTACCCCTTGCGGTTTGATGGAAATTCACAGATTGCCCGGATCCTAGTGGGCATGCAGCGCCAAGGTTTAGGGCTGGATTACATCAACACCCGCAACGCAAGAATCAACGCGGTCACTCTGCCTGAAATCAACCGCGTGGCTGCGCAGTTGCTCAAGCCAGAGGCCTTGAATTTTGTTGTGGTGGGACAGCCAAC